A section of the Pseudomonas sp. FP453 genome encodes:
- the dinB gene encoding DNA polymerase IV translates to MTQRKIIHVDCDCFYAAIEMRDDPSLAQKPLAVGGSADRRGVIATCNYEARAYGVRSAMSSRHALKLCPDLTIVKPRMDAYKEASKEIHTIFRDYTDLIEPLSLDEAYLDVSDCPHFGGSATRIAQDIRRRVSNQLHITVSAGVAPNKFLAKIASDWKKPNGLFVITPDQVEDFVSQLPVNKLHGVGKVTADKLARLGIEDCLQLREWNKLALVREFGSFGERLWSLARGIDDRVVHNDSRRQSISVENTYDVDLPDLSSCLAKLPELMETLAGRMARIDSSYRAGKPFVKVKFHDFTQTTLEQAGAGRDLESYQQLLTQAFNRGGKPVRLLGIGVRLLDLSSGNEQLEFSW, encoded by the coding sequence ATGACGCAGCGCAAAATCATCCACGTTGATTGTGATTGTTTCTACGCCGCCATCGAGATGCGCGACGACCCGAGCCTGGCGCAAAAGCCGCTGGCGGTGGGTGGCTCGGCAGACCGGCGCGGGGTGATCGCCACCTGCAACTACGAGGCGCGGGCGTATGGGGTGCGTTCGGCCATGTCGTCACGCCACGCCTTGAAGCTGTGCCCGGACCTGACCATCGTCAAGCCGCGCATGGATGCCTATAAGGAAGCGTCGAAGGAAATCCACACGATCTTTCGCGACTACACCGACCTGATCGAGCCGCTGTCGCTGGATGAAGCCTACCTGGATGTGTCCGACTGCCCACACTTTGGCGGCAGTGCCACGCGCATTGCCCAGGATATCCGGCGCCGGGTTTCCAATCAGCTACACATCACTGTCTCTGCGGGCGTGGCGCCGAACAAGTTCCTGGCCAAGATCGCCAGCGACTGGAAAAAGCCCAACGGCCTGTTTGTGATTACCCCGGACCAGGTTGAAGATTTTGTGTCCCAATTGCCGGTGAACAAATTGCACGGCGTGGGCAAAGTCACGGCGGACAAGCTGGCGCGCCTGGGCATTGAAGACTGCCTGCAACTGCGCGAGTGGAACAAGTTGGCGCTGGTGCGCGAATTCGGCAGTTTTGGCGAGCGACTGTGGAGCCTGGCGCGTGGGATTGATGATCGAGTGGTGCACAACGACAGTCGGCGACAATCCATCAGTGTGGAAAACACCTATGATGTTGACCTGCCGGATCTCTCAAGCTGCCTGGCGAAACTGCCCGAACTGATGGAGACCCTGGCGGGGCGGATGGCGCGTATCGACAGCAGCTACCGTGCGGGCAAGCCGTTCGTGAAGGTGAAGTTTCATGACTTTACCCAGACGACCCTGGAACAGGCGGGGGCAGGGCGGGATCTGGAGAGTTATCAACAGCTGCTGACGCAGGCGTTTAATCGGGGTGGGAAGCCGGTGCGGTTGTTGGGCATTGGTGTGCGCTTGCTGGATCTAAGCAGCGGCAACGAACAACTCGAATTTTCCTGGTAG
- a CDS encoding proline--tRNA ligase: MRTSQYLLATQKETPSDAVVISHQLMLRAGMIRKLASGLYTWLPMGLKVMRKVEAIVREEMNAAGSLEVLMPSTQPAELWQESGRWEEYGPELLRFKDRHGRDFCAGPTHEEVITDLMRNELSSYKQLPLNLYQIQTKFRDEIRPRFGLMRGREFIMKDAYSFHADQASLQVTYDRMHQAYCNVFTRLGLKFRPVEADNGSIGGAGSHEFHVLAESGEDDIVFSNGSDYAANIEKAEAVPRETSRPAPSEELRLVDTPETKTIAALVEKFNLPIEKTIKTLIVRAEEEGKLIALVIRGDHELNEIKAAQQPGVASPLVMATDAELRDAIGAGAGSLGPLNLPLPIIIDRSVELMSDFGIGANIDDKHYFGVNWERDLPVPTVADLRNVVAGDPSPDGKGTLEIKRGIEVGHIFQLGNKYSQAMNCKVLGENGKPVILEMGCYGIGVSRVVAAAIEQNNDANGIIWSDTLAPFQIALVPLRYETEQVREATDKLYAELTAAGFEVLLDDRDKKTSPGIKFADMELIGIPHRIVVSDRGLADGNLEYKSRTEAEAQPLPVADVLSFLQARIRR, translated from the coding sequence ATGCGTACCAGTCAATATTTGCTCGCCACACAGAAAGAAACGCCTTCCGACGCGGTTGTGATCAGCCATCAGCTGATGCTGCGCGCCGGCATGATCCGCAAACTGGCCTCCGGCCTGTACACCTGGCTGCCCATGGGCTTGAAGGTGATGCGCAAGGTCGAAGCCATCGTTCGCGAAGAAATGAACGCCGCCGGTTCTCTGGAAGTGTTGATGCCGAGCACCCAACCGGCTGAACTGTGGCAGGAATCCGGGCGCTGGGAAGAGTACGGCCCGGAGTTGCTGCGCTTCAAGGATCGTCATGGCCGCGATTTCTGCGCCGGCCCGACCCACGAAGAAGTGATCACCGACCTGATGCGCAACGAGCTGAGCAGCTACAAGCAGCTGCCGCTGAACCTGTATCAGATCCAGACCAAGTTCCGTGACGAAATCCGCCCACGCTTCGGCTTGATGCGCGGCCGCGAATTCATCATGAAGGACGCCTATTCGTTCCACGCTGACCAGGCATCGCTGCAGGTCACCTACGACCGCATGCACCAGGCCTACTGCAACGTGTTCACTCGCCTGGGCCTGAAGTTCCGCCCGGTTGAAGCGGACAACGGTTCCATCGGCGGCGCCGGCTCCCACGAATTCCACGTACTGGCCGAATCCGGCGAAGACGACATCGTGTTCAGCAACGGTTCCGACTACGCGGCGAACATCGAGAAAGCCGAAGCCGTGCCACGGGAAACTTCCCGCCCAGCGCCAAGCGAAGAGCTGCGCCTGGTGGACACCCCAGAGACCAAGACCATCGCGGCCCTGGTGGAAAAATTCAATCTGCCGATTGAAAAGACCATCAAGACCCTGATCGTGCGCGCCGAAGAAGAAGGCAAGCTGATCGCCCTGGTGATCCGTGGCGACCACGAACTCAACGAAATCAAGGCGGCCCAGCAACCTGGCGTGGCCAGCCCGCTGGTCATGGCCACCGATGCCGAACTGCGCGACGCCATTGGCGCCGGCGCCGGTTCCCTCGGCCCGCTGAACCTGCCGCTGCCGATCATCATCGACCGTTCGGTCGAGCTGATGAGCGACTTCGGCATTGGCGCGAACATCGACGACAAGCACTACTTCGGCGTGAACTGGGAGCGTGACCTGCCGGTTCCGACCGTGGCCGACCTGCGTAACGTCGTCGCTGGCGACCCAAGCCCGGATGGCAAGGGCACCCTGGAAATCAAGCGCGGCATCGAAGTCGGGCACATCTTCCAGCTGGGCAACAAGTACAGCCAGGCGATGAACTGCAAGGTGCTGGGCGAAAACGGCAAGCCGGTGATCCTCGAAATGGGTTGCTACGGTATTGGCGTGTCCCGCGTGGTGGCCGCTGCCATCGAGCAGAACAACGACGCAAACGGCATTATCTGGAGCGACACCCTGGCGCCGTTCCAGATCGCCCTGGTGCCCCTGCGCTACGAAACCGAGCAAGTACGCGAAGCCACCGACAAACTGTATGCAGAACTGACGGCCGCCGGTTTTGAAGTGCTGCTGGATGACCGGGACAAGAAAACCAGCCCGGGCATCAAGTTCGCCGACATGGAACTGATTGGCATCCCCCACCGGATCGTGGTCAGTGACCGCGGCCTGGCCGATGGCAATCTGGAATACAAGAGCCGGACCGAAGCCGAAGCCCAACCGTTGCCGGTGGCTGACGTGCTGTCTTTCCTTCAGGCGCGTATTCGTCGCTGA
- a CDS encoding virulence factor family protein: MIRRSWRYVLVAVVLLALIAGGGFWYWNRPAPQPTLEQLPQADGSVITRVTPNGTPKARVVVAVMADETLTDSQLIALSQGGKAQIVQVVLPKDDCKLQEQALQGALAQLKGPATLVSGIGPGAALAWRWLATQNDDKANAISVGFALVQEGCKDPLPKTAAHGNWLVAWNDNPDDESASFVRDTPRATTSISDYDIHYPQVLNNELRKQLVGSDNGGLAIPVVEVPAGQAKDTVTLFLSGDGGWRDLDRDVAGEMAKIGYPVVGIDTLRYYWQHKTPEQSAKDLTELMQHYRQKWGTKRFVLTGYSFGADVLPAIYNRMPENEQQRVDAIILLAFARTGSFEIEVEGWLGNAGKEAATGPEMAKLPPEKVVCIYGAEEVDESGCTDKTAVGEALKLPGGHHFDENYPALAQRLVDIIVKHQAKAE; the protein is encoded by the coding sequence ATGATTCGACGTTCCTGGCGGTATGTATTGGTCGCTGTAGTGCTGCTCGCCTTGATCGCGGGCGGTGGCTTTTGGTACTGGAACCGCCCTGCCCCGCAGCCGACCCTGGAGCAACTGCCCCAGGCGGACGGCTCGGTGATCACCCGCGTGACGCCAAACGGCACACCCAAAGCCCGCGTCGTCGTGGCCGTGATGGCGGATGAAACCCTGACCGATAGCCAGCTGATCGCCCTGAGCCAGGGCGGCAAGGCACAAATCGTACAAGTGGTCCTGCCAAAGGATGACTGCAAGCTGCAGGAACAAGCGCTGCAAGGCGCCCTGGCCCAGCTCAAGGGCCCGGCCACCCTGGTCAGCGGCATCGGCCCAGGCGCAGCCCTCGCCTGGCGCTGGCTGGCGACACAGAACGACGACAAGGCCAATGCCATCTCCGTCGGTTTCGCCCTGGTACAGGAAGGCTGCAAGGACCCGCTGCCGAAAACCGCAGCCCATGGCAACTGGTTGGTGGCGTGGAACGACAACCCTGACGATGAAAGCGCCAGTTTCGTACGCGACACGCCGCGCGCCACCACCAGCATCAGCGACTACGACATTCACTACCCGCAAGTGCTGAACAACGAACTGCGCAAGCAACTGGTGGGTTCGGACAACGGTGGCCTGGCCATCCCGGTGGTCGAAGTACCAGCCGGCCAGGCCAAGGACACCGTGACCCTGTTCCTCTCCGGCGACGGCGGCTGGCGCGACCTGGACCGCGACGTGGCCGGCGAGATGGCCAAGATCGGCTACCCGGTGGTCGGCATCGACACGCTGCGCTACTACTGGCAGCACAAGACCCCGGAACAAAGCGCCAAGGACCTCACCGAACTGATGCAGCACTACCGGCAGAAGTGGGGCACCAAGCGCTTCGTCCTGACCGGTTACTCGTTCGGCGCCGACGTGCTGCCCGCGATCTACAACCGCATGCCGGAAAACGAACAGCAGCGGGTCGACGCGATCATCCTGCTGGCCTTTGCCCGCACCGGCAGCTTTGAAATCGAAGTGGAAGGCTGGCTGGGCAACGCCGGCAAAGAAGCCGCCACCGGCCCGGAAATGGCCAAGCTGCCGCCGGAGAAAGTGGTGTGCATCTATGGTGCGGAAGAAGTCGATGAAAGTGGCTGCACCGACAAGACGGCGGTGGGTGAAGCATTGAAGCTGCCCGGTGGGCATCACTTCGACGAGAACTACCCGGCGCTGGCGCAGCGGTTGGTGGATATCATCGTGAAGCATCAGGCCAAGGCCGAGTAA
- the mprF gene encoding bifunctional lysylphosphatidylglycerol flippase/synthetase MprF has product MRANSSEPLDTVTAEQPIAPARLRWLDLLSKYRQPIGLAVTLLLFAIALIACRHLLLELDLYALHDSILEVPKPALLGAFAAAVAGFVILLGYEFSGARYAGVNLPAKTLALGGFTAFAIGNAIGLSMLSGGSVRYRLYARHGIGASEVAHMTVFASLALGTALPPLAALATLSNLPAASTYLHLPQAVLGGIAGAVLLLSAVLCIGIYRRRLPEQPYPDNLLVKAGRRTLRLPGRRLTFLQLIITALDVAAAATVLYMLLPEAPPFGPFLLVYLLALAAGVLSHVPGGVGVFEAILLAAFADKLGAAPLAAALLLYRMIYVVLPLLIACVFLLVNEAQRLFQTQQSLRVASGLAAPVLAVLVFLSGVVLLFSGATPEIDSRLENIGFLIPHRLIDASHFGASLIGVLCLLLAQGLRRRLSAAWMLTMVLLLTGALLSLLKGFDWEEASLMTMTAILLAIFRRSFYRASRLTELPFSPLYLVASVCVLGASIWLLLFAYQDVPYSHQLWWQFTLDANAPRGLRSLLGAAVLLVIVSLTWLLRTARPIIHLPTPEELERASKILMASSQPDGGLALTGDKALLFHPNDEAFLMYARRGRSLVALYDPIGPTQPRAEMIWQFRDLCDIHHARPVFYQVRAENLPYYMDIGLTAIKLGEEARVDLKRFDLEAKGKEMKDLRYTWNRGTRDGLSLEIHEPGTAPMDELKVISDAWLTGKNVREKGFSLGRFSDDYLKHFRIAIIRFEGRPVAFANLLETYNHDLASLDLMRAHPDAPKLTMEFMMVGLIQHYKSHGYARFSLGMVPLSGLQPRRGAPLTQRLGSMVFRRGEQLYNFQGLRRFKDKFQPDWEPRYMAVPAGLDPLVALADTAALIAGGLTGLVKR; this is encoded by the coding sequence ATGCGCGCCAACTCGTCTGAACCACTAGACACCGTCACAGCAGAACAACCGATCGCTCCCGCCCGTTTGCGCTGGCTGGATCTGTTGAGCAAGTACCGCCAGCCCATCGGCCTGGCTGTCACCTTGTTGCTGTTCGCAATCGCCCTGATCGCCTGCCGGCACTTGTTGCTGGAGCTGGACCTTTACGCCCTGCACGACTCAATCCTGGAAGTGCCCAAGCCCGCCCTGCTCGGTGCGTTTGCTGCAGCGGTCGCCGGTTTCGTCATTCTGTTGGGCTATGAGTTTTCCGGTGCGCGCTACGCGGGCGTGAACCTGCCGGCCAAGACCCTGGCCCTCGGCGGCTTCACCGCCTTTGCCATCGGCAATGCCATCGGCTTGTCGATGCTCTCCGGCGGATCGGTGCGCTACCGCTTATATGCACGGCATGGCATCGGGGCTTCAGAAGTCGCGCACATGACCGTGTTTGCCAGCCTGGCCCTGGGCACCGCCCTGCCGCCACTGGCTGCACTGGCGACCCTGAGCAACCTGCCGGCCGCCTCGACCTACCTGCATTTGCCGCAAGCGGTGCTGGGCGGGATTGCTGGCGCGGTGCTGCTGTTGTCGGCGGTGTTGTGCATCGGTATTTATCGCCGCCGCCTGCCAGAGCAACCCTACCCGGACAACCTGCTGGTGAAAGCCGGCCGGCGCACCCTGCGCCTGCCGGGCCGGCGCCTGACCTTCCTGCAACTGATCATCACCGCACTGGACGTCGCTGCCGCCGCCACCGTCCTCTATATGTTGCTGCCGGAAGCGCCACCCTTCGGCCCGTTCCTGCTGGTGTACCTGCTGGCCCTGGCCGCCGGCGTGCTCAGCCATGTGCCGGGCGGTGTGGGCGTGTTCGAAGCGATCCTGCTCGCCGCCTTCGCCGACAAGCTCGGTGCCGCGCCATTGGCCGCCGCCCTGCTGCTGTACCGCATGATCTATGTGGTCCTGCCATTGCTGATCGCCTGCGTGTTCCTGCTGGTCAATGAAGCGCAGCGTCTGTTCCAGACCCAGCAAAGCCTGCGGGTCGCCTCAGGCCTGGCGGCACCGGTGTTGGCCGTGCTGGTTTTTTTGTCCGGCGTGGTCCTGCTGTTTTCCGGCGCCACGCCAGAAATCGACTCACGCCTGGAAAACATCGGCTTCCTGATTCCCCACCGCCTGATTGACGCCTCGCACTTTGGCGCCAGCCTGATCGGTGTGTTGTGCCTGTTGCTCGCCCAGGGTTTGCGCCGACGCCTGTCGGCGGCCTGGATGCTGACCATGGTGTTGCTGCTGACCGGCGCCCTGCTCTCGCTGCTCAAGGGCTTCGACTGGGAAGAGGCCAGCCTGATGACCATGACGGCGATCCTGCTGGCGATCTTCCGCCGCTCGTTCTACCGCGCCAGCCGCCTGACCGAACTGCCGTTCTCGCCGCTGTACCTGGTGGCCAGCGTCTGCGTGCTGGGCGCATCGATCTGGCTGCTGCTGTTCGCCTATCAAGACGTGCCCTACAGCCACCAGTTGTGGTGGCAGTTCACCCTCGACGCCAACGCCCCGCGCGGCCTGCGCTCGTTGCTGGGTGCCGCCGTGCTGCTGGTGATCGTGTCGCTGACCTGGTTGCTGCGCACCGCACGCCCGATCATCCACTTGCCGACCCCGGAAGAACTGGAACGCGCCAGCAAGATCCTGATGGCCTCGTCCCAGCCCGACGGCGGCCTGGCGCTGACCGGCGACAAAGCGCTGCTGTTCCACCCCAATGATGAAGCTTTCCTCATGTACGCCCGTCGCGGCCGCAGCCTGGTAGCCTTGTACGATCCGATCGGCCCGACCCAACCGCGTGCCGAGATGATCTGGCAGTTCCGCGACCTGTGCGACATCCACCATGCGCGCCCGGTGTTCTACCAGGTGCGGGCGGAAAACCTGCCGTACTACATGGACATCGGCCTCACCGCGATCAAGCTGGGCGAAGAAGCCCGCGTCGACCTGAAACGCTTTGACCTGGAAGCCAAGGGCAAAGAGATGAAGGACCTGCGCTACACCTGGAACCGTGGCACCCGGGACGGCCTGTCCCTGGAGATCCATGAACCGGGCACGGCGCCGATGGATGAACTCAAAGTCATCTCCGACGCCTGGCTGACCGGCAAGAACGTGCGGGAAAAAGGCTTTTCCCTGGGACGATTCAGCGACGACTACCTCAAGCACTTTCGCATCGCGATCATTCGCTTCGAAGGGCGCCCGGTGGCCTTCGCCAACCTGCTCGAGACCTACAACCACGACCTGGCCAGCCTCGACCTGATGCGTGCGCACCCGGACGCGCCCAAGCTGACCATGGAGTTCATGATGGTCGGCCTGATTCAACACTATAAGAGTCACGGCTACGCCCGCTTCAGCCTCGGCATGGTGCCGTTGTCGGGCCTGCAACCACGCCGCGGCGCCCCACTGACCCAACGCCTGGGTTCGATGGTGTTCCGTCGTGGCGAGCAACTGTATAACTTCCAAGGTTTGCGCCGCTTCAAAGACAAGTTCCAGCCTGACTGGGAACCCCGTTACATGGCCGTGCCCGCAGGACTTGATCCGCTGGTGGCACTGGCCGATACCGCCGCCCTGATCGCGGGCGGCTTGACTGGATTGGTGAAACGCTGA
- a CDS encoding AmpG family muropeptide MFS transporter translates to MPRKTWRAALAAYASPSTLVLLLLGFAAGLPYMLVFSTLSVWLREAGVARETIGYASLIGLAYAFKWVWSPLLDQWRLPILGKLGRRRSWLVLAQSLVILGLIGMGFCDPQKHLSWLIAIAVVVAFASATQDIAVDAYRLEIADDSRQAALAASYMSGYRIAALLATAGALFFAEGFGSTGFNYQHSAWLGTYVLFGVLMVPALLTTLFMREPNVPLRTQLQAGRYSFVHQLVSVFVLIVLLVSVPAMFTQLYNTDFESVMFHGMSLWDLLMDDRAFLRAILYITLTALCLSAMGRRGLAPVLTPVNDFILRYRWQALLLLGLIATYRMSDTVMGVMANVFYIDQGFTKDQIAGVSKIFGLIMTLLGAGMGGLLIVRFGILPILFIGGVFSAGTNLLFVALADMGPDLQMLIFTISLDNFSSGMATSAFVAYLSSLTNLKFSATQYALLSSIMLLLPRLIGGYSGVMVEKFGYHNFFLITCLLGVPTLFLIALHWFQENRRARLNPTQED, encoded by the coding sequence ATGCCCCGTAAAACCTGGCGCGCCGCGCTCGCCGCCTATGCCAGCCCCTCGACATTAGTCCTGTTGTTGCTCGGCTTTGCCGCCGGCCTGCCTTACATGTTGGTGTTCTCGACGCTTTCGGTGTGGCTGCGTGAGGCCGGTGTGGCCCGCGAGACCATCGGCTATGCGAGCCTGATCGGTTTGGCGTACGCCTTCAAATGGGTCTGGTCGCCGCTGCTCGATCAGTGGCGCCTGCCAATCCTCGGCAAACTCGGGCGTCGTCGTTCCTGGCTGGTGCTTGCCCAGTCGCTGGTGATCCTCGGACTGATCGGCATGGGTTTCTGCGATCCGCAGAAACACCTGTCCTGGCTGATAGCCATCGCCGTGGTCGTGGCCTTCGCGTCGGCCACCCAGGATATTGCGGTGGACGCCTACCGCCTGGAAATTGCCGACGACAGCCGCCAGGCCGCCCTGGCTGCCAGCTATATGTCCGGCTACCGCATCGCCGCCCTGCTGGCCACGGCCGGTGCACTGTTCTTTGCCGAAGGCTTCGGCTCCACCGGTTTCAACTACCAGCACTCGGCGTGGCTCGGCACCTATGTGCTGTTCGGCGTACTGATGGTGCCGGCGCTGCTGACCACCCTGTTCATGCGCGAACCGAACGTGCCACTGCGCACCCAATTGCAGGCCGGGCGCTACAGCTTTGTGCACCAACTGGTCTCGGTGTTCGTGCTGATTGTGCTGCTGGTGTCAGTGCCGGCGATGTTCACCCAGCTGTACAACACCGATTTCGAGAGCGTGATGTTCCACGGCATGAGCCTGTGGGACCTGCTGATGGACGACCGCGCGTTCCTGCGGGCCATCCTCTATATCACCCTCACCGCGCTGTGCCTGTCGGCCATGGGCCGCCGCGGCCTGGCGCCGGTGCTGACGCCGGTCAACGACTTTATCCTGCGTTACCGCTGGCAAGCGCTGCTGCTGCTCGGGCTGATTGCCACCTACCGCATGTCCGACACGGTGATGGGCGTGATGGCCAACGTGTTCTACATCGACCAGGGCTTTACCAAGGACCAGATCGCCGGAGTCAGCAAGATCTTCGGCCTGATCATGACCCTGCTCGGCGCCGGCATGGGTGGCCTGCTGATTGTGCGGTTCGGTATCTTGCCGATCCTGTTTATCGGCGGTGTGTTCTCCGCCGGTACCAACCTGCTGTTCGTGGCGCTGGCCGACATGGGCCCGGACTTGCAGATGCTGATCTTCACCATTTCCCTGGATAACTTCAGCTCGGGCATGGCCACCTCAGCATTCGTCGCCTACTTGTCGAGCCTGACCAACCTGAAGTTCTCTGCCACCCAATACGCCCTGCTCAGCTCGATCATGCTGCTGCTGCCGCGCCTGATCGGCGGCTATTCGGGGGTGATGGTGGAGAAGTTCGGTTATCACAACTTCTTCCTGATTACCTGCCTGCTGGGCGTGCCGACGCTGTTTCTGATTGCGTTGCATTGGTTTCAGGAAAATCGGCGGGCGCGGTTGAATCCAACGCAAGAAGACTGA
- a CDS encoding MGMT family protein — translation MRRTALYLTLAQVPEGCVVSYGELAQLAGLGRAARWVGRTLSQLPQDTRLPWHRVLAAGGRISLPVGSASGDEQRARLRSEGVSILNNRVDIQRHGWRPVEHSG, via the coding sequence ATGCGCCGTACGGCGCTGTACCTGACGCTGGCCCAGGTGCCTGAAGGCTGCGTGGTGAGTTACGGCGAGCTGGCACAGCTGGCCGGATTGGGCCGCGCAGCGCGCTGGGTCGGGCGCACGTTGAGCCAGTTGCCGCAAGACACGCGGCTGCCCTGGCACCGGGTGCTGGCTGCCGGTGGTCGGATAAGCCTGCCAGTGGGCAGCGCCTCGGGCGACGAACAACGTGCGCGTTTACGCAGCGAAGGTGTCAGTATCCTGAACAATCGCGTGGATATTCAGCGTCATGGCTGGCGCCCGGTAGAGCACAGCGGTTAG
- a CDS encoding DUF481 domain-containing protein produces MLSRTLLCLAVFSASTPLLADTVWLKNGDRLSGKIKVFDGGKLLIQTDYAGAIPIDWKQVKTLESDQELLVKQDAYTGEKAKSLKAADDGKVVLANGEAPKTVDLASIQQIIKPKPVIEDLVWKGNVDLALDYKRAEKDTNDYDIDFKTTARHGQWRHTGQGEYNREFQDDVTTTDNWALEYDLDRFITEHWFWQGRLTYKRDKVEDLSRQRTVGTGPGYQFWDDELGAFSLGSLVNRTDYEYSEGGKDHFYSLAMKWNYNRYLVGKTVEFFTTGELGKPVDGPIDYSLDAEMGLRYKVTEWASLNLKAERDIISGDSDSSLSKTRYTAGFGVAW; encoded by the coding sequence ATGTTGTCCAGAACCCTGCTGTGCCTTGCTGTTTTCAGCGCCTCCACGCCCTTGCTGGCTGACACCGTCTGGTTGAAGAACGGTGACCGCCTGAGCGGCAAGATCAAAGTCTTCGACGGTGGCAAGCTGCTGATTCAGACCGACTACGCAGGGGCCATCCCGATTGACTGGAAACAGGTGAAAACCCTGGAGAGCGACCAGGAGTTGCTGGTCAAGCAGGACGCCTACACCGGCGAGAAGGCCAAGTCGTTGAAAGCGGCGGATGACGGCAAGGTGGTCCTGGCCAACGGTGAGGCGCCGAAGACCGTCGACCTGGCGAGCATCCAGCAGATCATCAAGCCCAAGCCGGTGATCGAAGACCTGGTGTGGAAGGGCAATGTCGATCTGGCGCTGGACTACAAGCGTGCGGAAAAAGACACCAATGACTACGATATCGACTTCAAGACCACTGCGCGCCACGGCCAGTGGCGTCACACCGGGCAGGGCGAGTACAACCGCGAGTTCCAGGATGACGTGACCACCACCGACAACTGGGCGCTGGAATATGACCTGGACCGGTTTATCACCGAGCACTGGTTCTGGCAGGGCCGTTTGACCTACAAGCGCGACAAGGTTGAAGACCTGTCGCGCCAGCGCACCGTCGGTACCGGCCCGGGCTACCAGTTCTGGGATGATGAACTGGGCGCGTTCTCCCTCGGTTCCCTGGTCAACCGCACCGATTACGAATATTCCGAGGGCGGCAAAGACCATTTCTACTCATTGGCCATGAAGTGGAACTACAACCGCTATCTAGTGGGCAAGACCGTTGAGTTCTTCACCACAGGGGAACTGGGCAAACCGGTGGATGGGCCGATCGACTATTCCCTGGATGCGGAAATGGGCCTGCGCTACAAAGTCACCGAATGGGCGTCCCTCAATCTCAAGGCCGAGCGCGACATCATCAGTGGCGATTCCGACAGCAGCTTGAGCAAGACCCGCTATACCGCAGGTTTTGGCGTGGCCTGGTAA